GAGCGTAGGAGCtatggacagagccgcggccctaccggaaaatgcttcgcgggctggcgcggcggagccaggtgggcgccggtggcgccgaggctgaaggccgccacaaagcccgcagccccacgcgctgtggggccacgcgagcgcctgccaaagagctttccaacgaggcacggctttccctcctggctcttcgggcgtgggagctatggccagagccgcggccctaccggaaaatgcttcgcaggctggcgcggtggcgccacgtgggcgccggtggcgcccagggaGACGGctgccagaaagcccgcagccccacgggctgtggggccacgcgagcagctgccaaagagctttccaacaaggcacggctttccctcctggctcttcgggcgtgggagctgtcgccagagacgcggccctaccggaaaatgcttcgcaggcaggcgcggcggcgccaggtgggtgccggtggcgccgaggctgacggccgccgcaaagcccgcagccccacgggctgtggggccacgcgagtggctgccaaagagctttccaacgaggcacggctttccctcctggctcttcgggcgtgggagctatggccagagccgcggccctaccggaaaatgcttcgcaggctggcgcggcggcgccaggtgggcgcaggtggcgccgaggctgacggccgccgcaaagcccgcagccgcacgggctatggggccacgcgagtggctgccaaagagctttccaacgaggcacggctttccctcctggctcttcgggcgtgggagctgtcgccagagccacggccctaccggaaaatgcttcgcaggctggcgcagcggcgtcacgtgggcgccagtggcgccgaggctgacggccgccgcaaagcccgcagccccacgagctgtggggccacgcgagcggctgccaaagagctttccaacgagtcacggctttccctcctggctcttcgggcgtgggagctgtcgccagagccgcggccctaccggaaaatgcttcgcaggctggcgcggcggcgccatgtgggcgccggtggcgccgaggctgaaggccgccgcaaagcccgcagccccacgggctgtggggccacgcgagcggctgccaaagagctttccaacgaggcacggctttccctcctggctcttcgggcgtgggagctatggccagagccgcggccctaccggaaaatgcttcgcaggctggcgcggcggcgccacgtaggcgcaggtggcgccgaggctgacggccgccccaaagcccgcagccgcacgggctgtggggccacgcgagtggctgccaaagagctttccaacgaggcacggctttcctttctggctcttaGAGCGTAGGAGCtatggacagagccgcggccctaccggaaaatgcttcgcaggctggcgcggcggcaccacgtaggcgcaggtggcgccgaggctgatggctgccgcaaagcccgtagccgcacgagctgtggggccacgcgagtggctgccaaagagctttccaacgaggcacggctttcccttcctgctcttcgggtgtgggagctgtcgccagagccgcggccctaccggaaaattcttcgcgggctggcgcggcggagccaggtgggcgccggtggcgccgaggctgacggctgccgcaaagcccgcagccccacgagctgtggggccacgcgagcgactgccaaagagctttccaacgagtcacggctttccctcctggctcttcgggcgtgggagctgtcgccagagccgcggccctaccggaaaatgcttcgcaggctggcgcggcggcaccacgtgggcgccgttggcgcagaggctgaaggccgccacaaagcccgcagccccacgcgctgtggggccacgcgagcgcctgccaaagagctttccaacgaggcacggctttccctcctggctcttcgggcgtgggagctgtcgccagagccacggccctaccggaaaatgcttcgcaggctggcgcagcggcgtcacgtgggcgccggtggcgccgaggctgacggccgccgcaaagcccgcagccccacgggctgtggggccacgcgagcggctgccaaagagctttccaacgaggcatggctttccctcctggctcttcgggcgtgggagctgtcgccagagccgcggccctaccggaaaatgcttcgcgggctggcgcggcagcgccacgtgggcgtctgtggcgccgaggctcacggccgccagaaagcccgcagccccacgggctgtggggccatgcgagcggctgccaaagagctttccaacaaggcacggctttccctcctggctcttcaggcgtgggagctgtcgccagagctgcgggcCTACCCggaaatggtttggaggctggcgtggcggcgccacttgggcgccggtggcgctgaggctgacggccggaaGGCTGTGGAAACTGCTGGGGCCCTGTTTTATCGTTCTATCTGGGGGAGTGACCTTGCCATCCTCTGGCAAGGTCCTCAGTGCTTCGCGCGCCAACTCTGCAGACTGTTGTAAGATAGTGACATCTAGCCGTGCTTGTAGCTGAGCATCAGTGAAAGGACCTGTTCCTGATAACATCTCCATAGTCGCCAACCGTAACGGATCCCCCTCTGCTCTACTCAAATTTGCTACAACCACACGTTGTACACCATCTTCCCACCTTGATCTCCACATTAGTTCTTGCATTGGTGTGAGGATAAGGGACATCAGTGTCCGGCTATCAAAAGGAGTCATAATATTAgtagtgaaaatattgttaagaaaCGACTGAGTGTAGGGAGAATTAAGACCAAAGTCATGCACCGATTTTCTCGCTTCCTTTACGATCGGCCAAGGAAGACCCTCCCACCTATTGGGATTCTTTTGACCTCCCGTAGTTCCCCCCAGTATCACCGGAAATGCTGTTGGTAACATTACACCCTCTATCAAGGCATTTTGAATAATTCCTTTCCAATGCAATCGCGGATCTGGCGGCTCCCCTGAGCCCGTGGTCAcaccccccaactctcctcccGCGTTCCCGTTACGGGCACCCCAATGCCCTCGTGTATTCGGCAGCTCCCCTGAGCCCGCAGTTGcaccccccaactctcctcccACGCTCCCATTACCGCCACCCCAAGCCCCCCCGCTTTCACCCCTCAGTCACCTCTCCATATTTCGTATCGCTTGCTCCTCCTCTAGTTTCCATCGATTCTGCCGTTCTCTCTCTAGCTGTTCCAATTTCTGTTGCAGCGTTTTTGCCTCCACGCATGCACCTTGCAGCGGTTCTTGTtcagcaggagagagaggtgaCGGTGGAAGCGGCAAGTACGATGATGGATCAAAAGGTTGTCTGGGGCGCACATCAACACGCTGCCGTGGAGACTTAGGTGGACCTTTGTAAAGCCCAGTTCTAGGATTGTACCATTCTGGTGGAGGTGCCGTTGGTCTCACTTCCAAGGGTGGTGGTAGTGGCCTGGGAACGTCCTCCTCCATCagttcttctttctctggaacttcctcaggtggagcagaggggatcggCAGG
Above is a window of Chroicocephalus ridibundus chromosome 19, bChrRid1.1, whole genome shotgun sequence DNA encoding:
- the LOC134525383 gene encoding uncharacterized protein LOC134525383, producing the protein MEEDVPRPLPPPLEVRPTAPPPEWYNPRTGLYKGPPKSPRQRVDVRPRQPFDPSSYLPLPPSPLSPAEQEPLQGACVEAKTLQQKLEQLERERQNRWKLEEEQAIRNMESRTLMSLILTPMQELMWRSRWEDGVQRVVVANLSRAEGDPLRLATMEMLSGTGPFTDAQLQARLDVTILQQSAELAREALRTLPEDGKVTPPDRTIKQGPSSFHSLPAVSLSATGAQVAPPRQPPNHFRVGPQLWAAALSIAPTL